From the genome of Eublepharis macularius isolate TG4126 chromosome 12, MPM_Emac_v1.0, whole genome shotgun sequence, one region includes:
- the PRR12 gene encoding proline-rich protein 12, translated as MDRNYPSTGFGDPLGAGPGWSYERSAKASLVYGGSRSSHPDTDILHRQAYATPHPLQGYATNHHPAGLSGLFETGLHHPSSATPDASVMNLISALESRAPQPGPSASSLLSQFRTPSWQTAMHTPAPAELFISGALPGSGTFPSSSALSAYQHPASFSGRSFPVTSSLTLQDATFSPTSNGLLSPHDPLLHIKSSQPSVPSSLSFDRLGSAVLGTGLPSQSSAYRSAQESASRHLPSQFNLLSSSLGPSDQTSQLYNTSVFSSSPASSIERAIPRQDSVIKHYQRPSSAQPQLPAAHSLQHYLSCGGSYQQMPHRSSLSCSPLGEQSPASSEGSQQQKTPQATRQEPSQSYRPIIQSPGYSSTASSSKSKSYSASRQPPRSTATPKCQSNYSSSTPKPSSVIASQSQAYSPGQPQSLLSMSQTQSYSVSQPQNLSSVSQASQGFSSSQAQDLTSVSKAQSYSTAGQAQQGQAQQGGQGLQTCQNQTYSPEQLQGLSSVGYSVQAEPHVSVSQTPNYVPAHSQGMPTASPSLSYSTGHSPAMPGHSQSIGYSHSQNLPDSSPSQIIRPLQSPTTNRPQSVASPGQSQKYLTSVLSPSFMQTAHTQSYQSSQGGLERAASYGKTKADSDLLSSERTEDEEFLIQHLLQSQSPPRVPTEGMVECEERAGKGMGYELSKTEERYHLQSVIRTNSNLDNQGLEMSLQSLKDKKKGERPKEYPHTRSTPESLATSVVHYSHQAGSMDSYGQDIKKSVEQHLQGGHMDTGSKEISQAHSYLQKTPEHAPQPHPMEPHGLMPGQQGATLMLDSPPDLPPLALSQQQQQQQQSQLLQSVLTHTQSQLHPRGKVRTPLDVHLMEPQRMHQAEAPSPQLQMHSLEAHLHQAHVRSQSMEAQLLEPQQSPQLQGQLQSERMQSEGMEVMPQGNLSQSQEIQDFLEPELSLESHLGQGGAVQTQQHLLPDASLDPDSSQQVPQGQLEGKDQFESPSPQGAKQRFVPLTSICFPDSLLQDEDRSFFPGMEDMFGPPPCAGDEFPKPDDGTQGMERGEGMKGGGYDMMPGGQGYQSYCPSESGDGQHLGLDSVSVKHELPSTVNTEQLGLIQSGQHGTAPVSESKSGLTSPIFCSSKPKKLLKTSSFHLLKKREPPFQPPKKNYAQEYEFEDDEDKEDVPADIRLNSRRLPDLLPDLISSCRTNRTSLSPMGDIDFCPPNSGLMEGPKRRGRKPTKPKREGPPRPRGRPRIRPLTEPPHGVAHDGTKKPRGRGRGRGKKAGEEGVEPGPGLESLKPLKIKLPVPKGLEASRLETPTPSHQPTQESSLDSSQTREKIKQKIKEVEEKQPEMKSGFMASFLDFLKSGKRQTLPSSSSSSAATVGAPGAAVAVASSSGSPSKTPRPPSATSSSSSSQPPPPFSMAPPMLPGGLDGPEGDPAGLVMSCTSPCKRLDEELKRNLETLPSFSSDEEDSVSKNQDLQKSISSAISALYDPTDRKEGEPSDVPPVEEKPPSPSPSVEAETQPELPPPPISPAPSPKEPPPVPEEPPAQASPEPEDPEDTRPLHLAKKQETAAICGETDEEEVESGGEGIFRERDEFVIRVEDVQALKLALQTGREPPPIWRVQKALLQKFTPEIKDGQRQFCATSNYLGYFGDAKNRYQRLYVKFLENINKKDYVRVCSKKPWHRPLQAVRRQSQPKASGPKAPVTPKVEKLEKPEAPERVEKPDKPAKTEKPPKAEKADKTEKPPKAEKGPKLEKPPKVEKPEKPPKAEKVAKAEKPPKVEKTDPPVPVPPKAAPASGTSKPKPKPAKVKAEPPPKKRKKWLKEAASSSDSDSSPDQQSEEERVPTGRILNTRAMKEMYRSYVEMLVSTALDPDMIQALEDTNDELYLPPMRKIDGILNDHKKKVLKRVSLNPSLQEALHTFPQLHAETCDTTVKLRPSGEPYNRKTLNKLKKNVSKPQEFSVEVEKSFFYTLYHSLHHYKYHTFLRCKDETTAIEGEDEDLGQEEVVQQCMRNQPWLEKLFDSFSELLTQAQSKCA; from the exons atGGATAGGAACTACCCCAGCACCGGCTTCGGGGATCCGCTGGGCGCCGGCCCGGGATGGAGCTACGAGCGCTCGGCCAAGGCCAG CTTGGTGTACGGCGGATCCCGGAGCTCACACCCAGACACAGATATTTTGCATCGTCAAGCATACGCCACCCCCCATCCTCTCCAGGGCTACGCCACAAACCACCACCCGGCAG GTCTCTCTGGCCTGTTCGAGACAGGGCTCCATCATCCCAGCAGTGCCACACCGGACGCCTCTGTCATGAACCTCATCTCGGCATTGGAGTCACGGGCACCACAGCCAGGCCCTTCTgcctcctctctcctctcccagTTCCGTACTCCATCCTGGCAAACAG CCATGCACACTCCAGCCCCTGCCGAGCTCTTCATCTCGGGGGCCCTCCCAGGCTCTGGCACCTTCCCCTCATCATCGGCGCTCTCTGCATACCAGCACCCAGCCTCCTTTAGTGGGCGCAGCTTCCCAGTCACCTCTTCGCTCACGCTGCAGGACGCAACCTTCAGTCCAACCTCCAATGGCCTCCTGTCCCCCCATGACCCTCTGCTCCACATCAAGTCCTCTCAGCCCAGTGTCCCTTCATCCCTCAGCTTTGACCGGCTGGGCAGCGCAGTGCTGGGCACAGGCTTACCCTCTCAGAGCTCCGCCTACCGCAGTGCCCAAGAGTCAGCTTCCCGCCATCTCCCCTCCCAGTTCAACCTCCTGTCGTCCTCACTGGGGCCATCCGACCAGACATCCCAGCTCTACAACACCTCCGTCTTTTCCAGTTCACCTGCCTCCTCCATTGAGCGGGCCATCCCCCGGCAGGACAGCGTCATCAAACATTACCAGCGGCCCTCGAGTGCCCAGCCCCAGCTGCCGGCCGCCCATTCCCTCCAGCATTACTTGAGCTGTGGGGGCAGCTACCAGCAGATGCCCCATCGGTCCAGTCTTTCTTGCAGCCCCTTGGGCGAACAGTCCCCTGCCAGCAGTGAAGGTTCCCAACAGCAGAAAACCCCCCAGGCCACACGGCAGGAGCCCTCCCAAAGCTACCGTCCTATCATTCAGTCCCCCGGCTATTCCAGCACAGCTTCCTCTTCAAAATCCAAGAGCTACTCAGCTTCCCGCCAGCCGCCCCGTTCCACAGCCACGCCCAAGTGCCAAAGCAACTACAGCTCATCCACgcccaagcccagctctgtcatTGCAAGCCAGTCACAGGCCTATTCGCCGGGGCAGCCCCAGAGTCTGCTTTCCATGAGCCAAACACAGAGCTACTCGGTCAGCCAGCCACAGAACCTGTCTTCGGTCAGCCAGGCCTCACAAGGCTTCAGCAGTAGCCAGGCCCAGGACCTTACGAGCGTGAGCAAGGCTCAGAGTTACTCAACAGCAGGTCAGGCCCAACAAGGCCAGGCCCAACAAGGTGGGCAAGGGCTGCAGACATGTCAGAATCAGACTTACTCTCCCGAGCAGCTGCAGGGCTTGTCCTCCGTTGGGTACAGTGTCCAGGCTGAGCCCCATGTTTCTGTGAGCCAGACGCCGAATTATGTACCAGCTCATTCACAGGGGATGCCCACAGCCAGCCCATCGCTGAGTTACAGCACAGGCCATTCGCCAGCTATGCCGGGGCACAGCCAATCCATTGGCTATTCGCACAGCCAGAACCTTCCAGACTCGAGCCCTTCCCAGATCATTCGGCCACTCCAATCGCCCACGACTAATCGTCCCCAGAGCGTGGCGTCACCTGGCCAGTCTCAGAAATATCTGACCTCTGTGTTGTCGCCTTCCTTCATGCAGACCGCTCACACCCAGAGCTACCAGAGTTCCCAAGGAGGATTAGAGAGAGCAGCATCTTACGGCAAAACCAAGGCTGACTCGGACCTGCTGTCATCCGAGCGGACGGAAGATGAGGAATTCTTGATCCAACACCTACTGCAATCGCAGAGCCCGCCGAGGGTACCCACCGAGGGCATGGTGGAGTGTGAAGAGAGGGCTGGGAAAGGGATGGGGTATGAGCTGAGCAAGACCGAGGAGCGTTATCACCTGCAGAGTGTTATCCGGACCAACTCGAATTTAGACAACCAAGGCCTTGAGATGTCCTTGCAGAGCCTGAAGgacaagaagaaaggggagaggcCCAAGGAGTACCCACACACACGTTCAACGCCAGAGTCCTTAGCCACCTCTGTTGTCCATTACAGCCATCAAGCTGGCTCCATGGACTCCTACGGGCAAGACATAAAGAAGTCAGTGGAGCAGCACCTCCAGGGTGGCCACATGGACACAGGCAGCAAGGAGATATCCCAAGCGCATTCGTATTTACAGAAGACTCCTGAGCATGCCCCTCAGCCACACCCCATGGAGCCCCATGGGTTGATGCCTGGGCAGCAAGGGGCCACATTGATGCtggactctcctcctgacctacCCCCCCTTGCCCTttcgcagcagcagcaacagcagcagcaatccCAGCTGCTCCAGTCGGTGCTCACTCACACTCAGAGCCAGCTGCACCCTCGCGGGAAGGTCCGCACCCCGCTGGATGTCCACTTGATGGAGCCTCAGCGCATGCATCAGGCTGAAGCTCCATCGCCACAACTTCAGATGCATTCTTTGGAAGCCCACCTGCACCAAGCCCATGTGCGCTCCCAGAGCATGGAAGCACAGCTGCTTGAGCCACAGCAGTCACCGCAACTCCAGGGCCAGCTGCAGTCAGAAAGAATGCAATCTGAGGGCATGGAGGTGATGCCCCAAGGCAACCTCTCCCAGTCGCAGGAGATCCAGGACTTCTTGGAACCGGAGCTGAGCTTGGAGTCCCACCTGGGACAAGGCGGGGCAGTCCAGACGCAACAGCATCTCCTTCCGGATGCCAGCTTGGACCCAGACTCTTCTCAGCAAGTCCCTCAAGGTCAATTGGAAGGCAAGGACCAGTTTGAAAGCCCCAGCCCACAAGGGGCCAAACAACGTTTTGTGCCCCTTACCTCCATCTGCTTCCCAGACTCTTTGTTACAGGATGAAGACCGTAGCTTCTTCCCGGGCATGGAGGACATGTTTGGGCCTCCACCTTGTGCTGGGGATGAGTTTCCAAAGCCGGATGATGGCACACAGGGcatggagaggggagaggggatgaAAGGGGGAGGTTATGACATGATGCCAGGAGGCCAAGGGTACCAGAGCTACTGCCCATCAGAAAGCGGGGATGGGCAGCATTTGGGATTGGATTCTGTGTCAGTAAAACATGAGTTGCCCTCGACTGTCAACACAGAACAGCTGGGGCTAATTCAATCTGGGCAGCATGGAACAGCACCGGTTTCTGAATCCAAGTCGGGTCTGACATCTCCCATTTTTTGCTCGTCCAAGCCCAAGAAGCTACTCAAGACCTCATCCTTCCATTTGCTCAAGAAACGGGAGCCGCCTTTCCAGCCACCCAAAAAGAACTATGCCCAGGAGTATGAGTTTGAAGATGATGAGGATAAGGAGGATGTTCCGGCTGACATCCGCCTCAATAGTCGCCGCCTGCCTGACCTGCTTCCTGACCTCATTTCCAGCTGCCGGACCAACCGGACCAGCCTCAGCCCTATGGGTGACATAGACTTCTGCCCACCTAACAGTGGTCTCATGGAAGGGCCCAAACGTCGAGGGCGCAAACCTACCAAGCCTAAACGAGAAGGCCCACCTCGCCCTCGTGGGAGACCCCGCATCCGGCCCCTGACTGAACCGCCCCATGGTGTGGCTCATGATGGAACCAAGAAACCCcgtggcagagggagagggaggggaaagaaagctggggaggagggggttgaacCAGGACCAGGCTTGGAGTCCCTCAAACCTCTCAAG ATCAAGCTGCCAGTCCCCAAGGGTCTGGAGGCATCTCGGTTGGAGACTCCCACTCCGTCTCATCAGCCAACTCAAGAGAGCAGTTTGGACAGTAGCCAGACCCGGGAGAAAATCAAACAGAAGATCAAGGAAGTGGAAGAGAAGCAGCCTGAGATGAAGTCAGGGTTTATGGCATCCTTCTTGGACTTCCTCAAGTCGGGCAAACGTCAGACGTTGCCTTCATCTTCATCCTCTTCGGCAGCCACAGTGGGGGCTCCTGGGGCGGCAGTTGCAGTGGCCTCCTCTTCAGGCAGCCCCTCCAAGACACCACGTCCCCCATCAGCTACTTCTTCGTCGTCAtcttcccagcctccacctcccttCAGCATGGCACCCCCGATGCTGCCGGGGGGCTTGGATGGGCCCGAAGGGGATCCAGCTGGACTTGTCATGAGCTGTACCAGCCCCTGCAAGCGGCTGGATGAGGAGCTAAAACGTAACCTGGAGACTCTGCCTTCATtctcctctgatgaggaggactCAGTCAGCAAGAACCAGGATCTCCAGAAGAGCATCTCCTCGGCTATCTCGGCGCTCTATGATCCCACAGACCGCAAGGAGGGGGAACCTAGTG ATGTGCCACCAGTGGAGGAGAAGCCCCCGAGCCCATCTCCATCAGTGGAGGCAGAAACGCAACCAGAACTGCCCCCACCACCCATCTCCCCAGCTCCCTCACCCAAGGAGCCCCCTCCAGTCCCTGAAGAGCCACCAGCTCAAGCATCCCCCGAGCCCGAGGATCCAGAGGACACACGGCCCCTTCACCTCGCCAAGAAGCAGGAGACAGCTGCCATTTGCGGGGAGACGGATGAAGAGGAGGTGGAGAGTGGTGGGGAGGGAATCTTCCGAGAGCGAGATGAGTTTGTCATACGAGTTGAGGATGTTCAGGCCCTCAAG cttgccctTCAGACTGGGCGAGAGCCACCCCCCATCTGGCGAGTACAGAAGGCTTTGCTTCAGAAGTTCACCCCTGAAATCAAGGATGGGCAGCGTCAGTTTTGCGCCACCAGCAAT TATTTGGGCTATTTTGGTGATGCCAAGAACCGGTACCAACGGCTGTACGTCAAGTTCCTGGAAAACATCAACAAGAAGGATTATGTTCGTGTCTGCTCCAAGAAGCCTTGGCACCGGCCCCTACAGGCTGTCAG GAGACAGAGCCAACCCAAGGCCTCTGGCCCCAAGGCTCCAGTGACACCCAAAGTGGAGAAACTCGAGAAGCCGGAAGCCCCAGAGAGGGTTGAAAAACCAGACAAGCCCGCCAAGACAGAGAAACCCCCCAAGGCAGAAAAAGCAGACAAAACTGAGAAGCCCCCCAAGGCAGAGAAAGGGCCTAAGCTGGAAAAGCCTCCCAAGGTTGAGAAGCCTGAAAAGCCCCCCAAGGCGGAAAAAGTGGCCAAGGCAGAGAAACCCCCCAAAGTAGAGAAAACCGACCCCCCTGTGCCTGTTCCCCCCAAAGCTGCTCCAGCCAGCGGGACTTCTAAACCCAAACCCAAGCCAGCCAAGGTGAAGGCGGAGCCACCCcccaagaagaggaaaaaatggctTAAGGAGGCAGCATCCTCCTCCGATTCGGATTCCAGCCCTGACCAGCAGAGCGAGGAAG AGCGTGTGCCGACAGGCCGTATTTTAAATACACGAGCCATGAAGGAGATGTACCGCAGTTACGTGGAAATGCTGGTCAGCACTGCCCTTGACCCAGACATGATCCAAGCTCTCGAGGATACCAACG ATGAACTTTATCTCCCACCCATGAGGAAGATTGATGGGATATTGAATGATCACAAGAAAAAGGTGCTGAAGAGAGTGTCCCTTAATCCCTCGCTACAG GAGGCACTCCATACGTTCCCTCAACTCCACGCCGAAACATGCGACACCACGGTCAAGTTGCGTCCAAGCGGTGAACCTTACAACCGCAAGACACTCAACAAACTCAAGAAGAATGTATCCAAACCGCAG